Proteins from a single region of Aquirhabdus parva:
- the pyrH gene encoding UMP kinase, translating to MTEKSPRFSRILLKLSGEALAGNKDMGIDANILDQMSLSIAHLVGLGVQVGIVVGGGNLYRGSQLQKDGLVGRVTGDQMGMLATVMNGLAMRDALERRNIKTRLMSAIAINGVVEQYSSRNAIRFLKSGDVCVFVAGTGNPFFTTDTAACLRGIEIEAKLILKATKVDGVYNKDPNKYDDAIRYEHLTFDQVLDEKLEVMDLTAICLCRDHDVPLQVFNMNKAGALLSVVMDGNEGTRVSKSL from the coding sequence ATGACAGAAAAAAGCCCACGCTTTTCGCGGATTTTATTGAAACTGTCTGGTGAGGCATTGGCAGGAAACAAGGATATGGGAATCGACGCCAATATTTTAGATCAAATGAGTTTGTCGATTGCCCATCTTGTTGGTTTAGGCGTCCAGGTTGGTATCGTGGTCGGTGGTGGTAATTTGTATCGTGGCAGCCAGTTGCAAAAAGATGGTCTGGTTGGACGCGTGACAGGTGATCAAATGGGCATGCTCGCGACGGTCATGAACGGCCTTGCAATGCGAGATGCACTCGAACGTCGTAATATCAAAACGCGTCTAATGTCTGCAATCGCAATTAATGGTGTAGTTGAGCAATATTCAAGTCGTAATGCGATTCGTTTTTTGAAATCTGGTGACGTTTGTGTGTTTGTTGCTGGTACGGGTAATCCATTTTTCACTACGGATACCGCAGCCTGTTTACGCGGTATTGAAATTGAAGCTAAACTGATTTTGAAAGCAACGAAAGTTGATGGGGTCTATAATAAAGATCCAAATAAATATGATGATGCGATTCGTTATGAGCATTTGACCTTTGATCAAGTGCTGGATGAAAAGTTAGAAGTGATGGATCTTACTGCGATCTGTCTGTGTCGCGATCATGATGTGCCCTTGCAAGTTTTTAATATGAATAAGGCGGGTGCATTATTGAGTGTCGTGATGGATGGTAATGAAGGCACACGAGTGAGTAAGTCGCTCTGA
- a CDS encoding phosphatidate cytidylyltransferase, whose amino-acid sequence MFERIRTGLILIAIVLLCLFATKSPIPIVILMIVTLAVGANEWTKFGKGEGKAYTHPFQFVLITFGLAVVAYNIQPYYANLWPIIWGVASLFWLSALVTVRRYPLEGITSERWLPQIGILLLIATTLAIYSLWSDSPWWLMYLFALVWVADSGAYFTGKFFGKHKLIPDVSPNKTVEGLIGGLALACVVVFAVAYDRQLAGLHLVGFVVLSVITMLASVLGDLFESLLKRKANIKDSGTLLPGHGGVLDRIDSLLAAAPIFAFGFWLAGGF is encoded by the coding sequence ATGTTTGAACGGATTCGGACAGGACTGATTCTTATCGCTATTGTGCTCTTATGCCTTTTTGCGACGAAAAGCCCGATCCCGATAGTGATCCTCATGATCGTCACATTGGCTGTAGGAGCCAATGAATGGACTAAGTTTGGTAAGGGTGAGGGCAAGGCTTATACCCATCCGTTTCAGTTTGTCCTGATCACTTTTGGGCTTGCTGTCGTTGCCTATAACATCCAACCTTATTATGCCAATCTTTGGCCAATTATCTGGGGCGTTGCTTCGTTGTTTTGGCTCTCGGCACTCGTAACCGTTCGTCGATATCCACTTGAAGGGATTACCTCTGAACGCTGGTTACCACAGATTGGTATTTTATTATTGATTGCGACAACCTTAGCGATCTACAGTCTTTGGTCTGATTCACCGTGGTGGCTCATGTATTTATTTGCATTGGTATGGGTTGCCGATAGCGGTGCTTATTTTACAGGTAAATTTTTTGGCAAGCATAAATTAATTCCAGATGTCAGCCCGAATAAAACCGTTGAGGGGTTGATTGGTGGGCTAGCACTTGCCTGTGTGGTTGTTTTCGCAGTTGCTTATGATCGGCAACTTGCTGGATTGCACTTAGTGGGTTTTGTGGTTTTATCTGTGATTACCATGCTTGCATCAGTACTGGGCGATTTATTTGAGTCGTTATTAAAACGTAAGGCCAATATTAAAGACTCAGGGACACTTTTGCCTGGTCATGGCGGAGTATTGGATCGTATTGACTCCTTGCTTGCTGCAGCACCGATTTTTGCATTTGGTTTTTGGTTGGCTGGCGGATTCTAA
- a CDS encoding VOC family protein, whose product MSIERLDHLVLTVHNIEQTIEFYTTLLGMQHVSFGDNRHALVFGQQKINLHPSSAPLQPHAQHPTSGSADLCFITQTRIQDVISQLQQSRVSIEEGPVPRTGALGAITSVYFRDPDFNLIEVSNYD is encoded by the coding sequence ATATCCATCGAACGACTTGACCACTTGGTCCTCACCGTTCACAACATCGAACAGACGATTGAATTTTATACGACCCTCTTAGGAATGCAGCATGTTTCATTTGGCGACAATCGCCATGCGCTTGTATTCGGACAACAGAAAATTAATTTGCATCCTTCAAGCGCACCGCTGCAACCCCATGCGCAGCATCCCACTTCTGGCTCTGCTGACCTCTGCTTTATTACACAGACTCGAATACAGGATGTTATTAGTCAGCTTCAACAATCAAGGGTTAGCATTGAAGAGGGACCTGTGCCTAGAACTGGGGCGCTCGGCGCTATTACTTCTGTTTACTTTCGCGATCCAGACTTTAATTTGATAGAAGTATCCAACTATGATTAA
- a CDS encoding TetR/AcrR family transcriptional regulator, protein MAERGRPRCFEREDALRKAMNVFWCKGFEGASLSELTTAMGINSPSLYAAFGSKETLFLEAVELYRQTDGAATRQAFDAGTTAKEAIAALLETSSSCITHKKHNDSLQNHDGEAKSDLGQPTGCMVVLSALHCSNENQKVQEQLSSKRRETEVLIHERLLRGVQDGEISSEANIADIARFYVTILHGMSIQARDGACQDILLTIAKQAMLAWDSLTLETSREKNKAGQVAELI, encoded by the coding sequence ATGGCGGAACGAGGACGCCCGCGTTGTTTTGAGCGCGAGGACGCGCTGCGCAAAGCAATGAATGTATTTTGGTGTAAAGGTTTTGAAGGCGCTTCACTGTCTGAGTTAACGACAGCGATGGGCATTAATTCGCCTAGCCTCTATGCCGCTTTTGGCAGTAAAGAAACGCTCTTTTTAGAAGCCGTAGAATTGTATCGCCAGACTGATGGGGCCGCGACCAGACAAGCATTTGATGCAGGAACAACCGCAAAAGAAGCCATTGCGGCACTGCTTGAAACGAGTAGCAGTTGCATCACACACAAGAAACATAACGACTCATTGCAAAATCATGACGGTGAAGCAAAATCTGATTTAGGTCAACCTACAGGATGTATGGTCGTCTTGAGTGCCTTGCATTGCTCGAATGAAAATCAAAAAGTTCAAGAACAACTCAGCAGTAAGCGGCGCGAAACCGAAGTGCTGATCCATGAGCGCCTTTTGCGCGGCGTACAAGACGGTGAGATTTCAAGTGAAGCAAACATTGCGGATATCGCTCGGTTTTATGTGACTATTTTACATGGCATGTCGATACAAGCCCGTGATGGTGCTTGTCAGGACATCTTACTTACTATCGCAAAGCAAGCGATGCTGGCTTGGGACTCATTGACGCTCGAAACTTCACGTGAAAAAAACAAAGCGGGTCAAGTCGCTGAATTAATATGA
- a CDS encoding OmpP1/FadL family transporter — MSRIFVQSSLSISIAFIVMTGSAAHATNGYFSSGYGIKNDAVAGVGAALPQDALTIAVNPAGLTEVGHQLNIGLDIFAPERSASIQGNAFGPNTEFNGDRTKLFYIPNVGYSHPIDPDATLGVAVYGNGGMNTDYATNPYSRFGATGKSGVNLEQLFVSPAAAWKINEHNSVGLAVNLVYQSFKAKGIGAFSAFSQDPRHVSDNGEDTSYGAGLRLGWIGKINDYVSVGASWQTKTRMSKFDKYAGLFADSGRFDIPENYTVGFAVKPLDTLTVGFDWQRILYHDVAAVGNPFSALLQGQPLGAKTGAGFGWKDIDVYKLGAVWQATSQLTLRGGFSINQQPVPSSETFLNILAPGVVKKHLTVGASWAINPANEISASYIHAFDEKVHGSNSIPAGFPPGGFGGGNADLELQENVYGLAWSHKF, encoded by the coding sequence ATGTCACGCATATTCGTTCAATCTAGTTTATCTATTAGCATTGCGTTCATTGTGATGACTGGAAGTGCTGCACATGCAACCAATGGATACTTCTCAAGCGGTTATGGCATTAAAAATGATGCTGTTGCAGGAGTCGGTGCTGCACTCCCTCAAGACGCATTGACCATTGCTGTCAATCCCGCAGGACTCACCGAAGTAGGACATCAACTCAATATCGGTTTGGATATCTTTGCCCCTGAGCGATCAGCGAGCATTCAAGGCAATGCATTTGGTCCAAATACGGAATTTAATGGCGATCGCACAAAGCTCTTCTATATCCCTAATGTGGGCTATAGCCACCCTATCGATCCCGATGCCACACTCGGAGTCGCTGTTTATGGTAATGGGGGGATGAATACTGATTATGCCACCAATCCATACAGTCGCTTCGGCGCAACAGGCAAATCTGGCGTTAATTTAGAACAGCTTTTTGTTTCCCCTGCTGCCGCATGGAAAATCAACGAACATAATAGCGTCGGCTTAGCAGTCAACTTGGTCTATCAAAGCTTTAAAGCCAAAGGCATTGGCGCATTTAGTGCATTCTCCCAAGATCCGCGCCATGTCAGCGATAATGGTGAAGACACATCTTATGGTGCTGGATTGCGTCTCGGCTGGATAGGCAAGATCAATGATTATGTCTCTGTTGGTGCAAGCTGGCAAACCAAAACACGGATGAGTAAATTCGACAAATATGCAGGACTATTTGCAGATAGTGGTCGCTTTGATATCCCAGAAAATTATACGGTTGGTTTTGCAGTCAAGCCATTAGACACTCTAACCGTGGGCTTCGACTGGCAGCGCATTCTTTATCATGATGTTGCCGCTGTCGGCAATCCATTCTCCGCACTCTTACAAGGCCAACCCCTTGGCGCAAAAACAGGTGCGGGTTTTGGTTGGAAAGATATTGATGTGTATAAACTTGGCGCTGTGTGGCAAGCAACCTCCCAACTGACATTACGCGGTGGGTTCAGCATTAACCAGCAACCGGTGCCGAGTAGTGAGACGTTCCTGAATATCCTTGCACCGGGTGTCGTCAAGAAGCATTTAACAGTCGGTGCCAGTTGGGCAATTAATCCAGCTAATGAGATCAGTGCCTCTTATATCCATGCCTTTGATGAAAAAGTACATGGTAGCAATTCCATTCCTGCGGGCTTTCCCCCTGGTGGATTTGGCGGAGGTAATGCTGATCTTGAGCTTCAGGAAAATGTATATGGTCTGGCATGGAGTCATAAATTTTGA
- a CDS encoding glutathione S-transferase N-terminal domain-containing protein — MITLYTWTTPNGRKISIMLEELGIPYQVKTINIGKNEQFSPDFLAIAPNNKIPAIVDDEAVGGELTIFESGAILTYLAEKHGQFLDQSGSGRYKALEWLNWQMGGLGPMLGQLGFFGVRSTEKSPLAIQRFTEESDRLLTVLDKRLSEATYVAGDRYSIADIAIYPWALAATTFLKDVLAESLATKVDLYRWLALVGSRPAVQRGMQIPVV, encoded by the coding sequence ATGATTACGCTTTATACGTGGACAACCCCCAACGGTCGGAAAATTTCAATAATGCTTGAGGAACTTGGTATTCCATACCAAGTCAAGACCATCAATATTGGGAAAAATGAACAATTTTCACCAGATTTCCTCGCAATCGCGCCGAATAATAAAATCCCAGCAATTGTCGATGATGAAGCCGTTGGCGGTGAATTAACGATTTTTGAGAGTGGGGCGATACTGACTTACTTAGCTGAAAAACACGGTCAATTTTTAGATCAGTCTGGGAGTGGGCGTTATAAGGCGCTTGAATGGCTGAATTGGCAAATGGGCGGGCTGGGTCCTATGCTGGGCCAGCTTGGTTTTTTCGGAGTGCGCTCTACAGAAAAATCTCCATTGGCGATTCAACGATTCACCGAGGAATCAGATCGCCTATTAACAGTATTGGATAAGCGTCTCAGTGAAGCGACTTATGTCGCAGGGGATCGCTATTCGATAGCTGACATCGCGATTTATCCTTGGGCATTGGCGGCAACAACATTTCTAAAAGATGTCCTCGCCGAAAGCCTAGCGACAAAGGTCGATCTGTATCGTTGGCTTGCACTTGTTGGAAGTCGCCCAGCGGTGCAACGCGGGATGCAGATCCCTGTTGTTTAG
- the uppS gene encoding polyprenyl diphosphate synthase: MDYDAAGSLPRHVAIIMDGNNRYGRQHHLHDGGGHRAGKDQLDVIAQHARRLGLEVLTVFAFSSENWRRPPDEVALLMKLFEQALLEQVPRMLGQNIAMRFIGDRSKMSERLQQLMDDAERQTAQDAKMTMVIAISYGGLWDMAQAAQRLAAAVQAGQLQVDQIDEVRMQQEIQMGDLPPVDLLIRTGGEYRLSNFVLWQAAYAELYFTDTLWPAFNEAEFDRALGQFSFRERRFGRTSEQALAYQSETSNIENKNKGDRHV; the protein is encoded by the coding sequence ATGGATTACGATGCTGCAGGGAGCCTGCCGCGTCATGTTGCGATTATTATGGATGGTAATAATCGCTATGGTCGGCAGCATCATTTGCACGATGGCGGTGGTCATCGCGCGGGCAAAGATCAACTGGATGTCATTGCTCAACATGCAAGACGACTTGGACTAGAGGTCTTAACGGTTTTTGCGTTTTCGAGCGAAAACTGGCGTAGGCCTCCAGATGAAGTGGCGCTGTTGATGAAGTTGTTTGAGCAGGCTTTGCTAGAGCAAGTTCCTCGAATGCTGGGTCAAAATATTGCAATGCGTTTTATTGGTGATCGTTCAAAGATGTCTGAACGTTTACAACAGTTGATGGACGATGCTGAAAGGCAGACGGCTCAAGATGCAAAAATGACCATGGTCATTGCCATTAGTTATGGTGGGCTATGGGATATGGCGCAAGCCGCTCAGCGTTTAGCCGCGGCAGTACAAGCGGGTCAGCTTCAAGTCGATCAGATTGATGAAGTGCGCATGCAACAAGAGATTCAAATGGGGGATTTACCCCCCGTAGATTTATTGATTCGTACAGGCGGTGAATATCGTTTATCCAACTTTGTGCTTTGGCAAGCAGCCTATGCCGAGTTGTACTTCACCGATACGTTATGGCCTGCATTCAATGAAGCTGAGTTTGATCGTGCGCTTGGGCAGTTTTCTTTCCGCGAACGTCGATTTGGACGTACGAGCGAACAGGCTTTGGCATACCAGTCCGAAACATCAAATATAGAAAATAAAAATAAAGGTGATCGTCATGTTTGA
- the frr gene encoding ribosome recycling factor, with protein MLNDLKKDGEIRMRKSLESLESGFSRVRTGRAHPAMLKDVMVPYYGSDVPLNQVASVGVDDARTLVVQPFERSMISTIDKAIRESDLGLNPISGDVIRVPLPALTEETRKNMQKLARGEAENARVAIRNIRRDVLGDVKDLLKEKEITEDDERKATDDVQKLTDKYIAEVEKQLAAKEAELLQV; from the coding sequence ATGTTAAATGATCTTAAAAAAGATGGCGAAATTCGGATGCGTAAGAGCCTAGAGTCTTTGGAGTCTGGTTTTTCTCGCGTGCGCACTGGTCGTGCTCATCCTGCCATGTTGAAAGACGTGATGGTGCCTTATTACGGATCAGACGTGCCGTTAAATCAAGTCGCAAGCGTAGGGGTGGATGATGCGCGTACTTTGGTTGTGCAGCCTTTTGAGCGCTCAATGATCAGCACCATCGATAAAGCGATTCGTGAAAGCGACTTGGGCTTAAATCCAATTTCTGGTGATGTTATTCGAGTTCCTCTTCCAGCCTTGACTGAAGAAACCCGTAAAAATATGCAGAAGCTGGCACGTGGTGAGGCAGAGAATGCGCGTGTAGCGATACGCAATATTCGTCGTGATGTTTTAGGCGATGTTAAAGACCTTTTGAAAGAAAAAGAAATTACTGAAGATGATGAACGTAAGGCTACGGATGACGTTCAGAAGCTCACAGATAAATATATTGCGGAAGTTGAAAAACAATTAGCGGCAAAAGAAGCCGAATTATTGCAGGTTTAA
- a CDS encoding thiol-disulfide oxidoreductase DCC family protein — MTDHISQTPPHMKANDKVILYDGVCKLCNAWSIFIIKYDRAHAFKLASVQSPEGQALLKYFNMPTTHFDTMLYIENNTAYSKSTAFLNIVRLLPTPFNLLKVLRFIPTPLRDWCYDRVALNRYRLFGKYDQCVAPSPEHQQRFL; from the coding sequence ATGACTGATCACATCTCACAAACGCCGCCTCATATGAAAGCGAATGATAAAGTCATCCTCTATGACGGCGTTTGTAAGCTGTGTAACGCGTGGAGTATCTTCATCATTAAATATGATCGGGCGCATGCCTTTAAACTTGCATCAGTTCAGTCTCCTGAAGGTCAGGCGCTTCTTAAATATTTCAACATGCCAACGACCCACTTCGATACCATGCTCTACATCGAAAATAATACGGCATACAGCAAAAGTACCGCTTTTTTAAATATTGTGCGTCTACTTCCCACACCCTTTAACCTTCTTAAAGTTTTACGTTTTATACCCACACCCCTGCGTGATTGGTGTTATGACCGTGTTGCCCTCAATCGCTATCGTTTATTTGGAAAATACGATCAATGCGTAGCACCGAGTCCTGAACACCAACAACGATTTCTATAA